A region of the Methylomagnum ishizawai genome:
GCCACGGGCAAGGCCGATCCGGGCCTGGGCGAAATGGAAACCGCCCTGGCGACCGATCCCGCCCTGGTGCGGACCGAGGTGCAGATCGTCTTGATCCATCTGCAAGACAAGGCTTACGCCAAGGCCATCGAAGCCGTCGAGGCCATGAAAAAGCGGATGCCCGGCAGCGCCCTGCCGTTCAACCTGCTGGCCGAGGTTTATGTCCGCCAGGGCGACGACGCCAAAGCCGAGGCGGTGTTGAAGGCGGGGCTGCGCCAAGTGCCGGACGATGTGGGCACGTTGCAATCCCTGGCCCGGCTCGCCATCAAGAACCGGCACGACGACCAGGCCCGCCAGTATTGCCAGACCGCGCTGGGCCTCCAGCCCAAGGATTTGCCTAGCCGCCTGTGCCTGGTCGAATTGAACGAACGGGCGGGGGATCAAGCCGGAGTGGCGGAGGAACTGCAAACAGCCATCCAGGACCATCCCGAAGCTTTGTTGCCGCAACTGACCTTGTCCCGGCTCTATGCGCGGATGGGCCAACCCCGGCGCGGTTTGGCGCTGCTGGACACCGCCCGCGCCCGGTTCGGCGAGCAGCCCGAATTCGTGGCCCGGCTAGTCGAGGCCCAGATCGAGACCGGACAGCCCGGACAGGCGCTGGAAACCGCCGGCCAATTGGTGAAGCTGGAACCCCGGTCGGCGCGGGCCGAGTATCTCCTGGCCCTGGCCGAGGGCGCGAACGGCCACGCTGCGGAAATGCGGGCGGCTTTGCAGCGCTCGCTCCACCACAATCCCAAATTCCGGCCCACCCGCGAAGCTTTGATCCGGGCGTTGGCCGGGGAGAACCATCTCGCCGAGGCCGAGCGCGACCTCAAGCAATTGGCCAGCGAATATCCCGGCGATGGCGGGGTACTGGCGCTCAAGGGCTGGCTCGCCCTGCGGCAGAAGCAGTGGAGCGCGGCGACGGCGGCTTATCGCCAAGCCCTGGACAAAGACCCCAACAACCCCGACATCGCGGTCGAATTGGCCCGCGGCCAGTGGTTCGGCAACGACCGCGAAGGCGGTTTGAAGACCCTGAGCGATTGGAGTGCCCGGCATCCCCAGGATGTGGCCGTCCACCATGTGCTGGCCGGTTTCTACGGGGAAATGGGCCGGCGGGCCGAACAACTCGCGGCGTATGAAAAAGCCCTGGCCATCGATCCCGACGACACGCTGGCGCTCAACGAACTGGCTTGGGAGTTGAAGGCGGAAAATCCGGCGCGGGCGCTGCAATACGCGGACCGGGCGGTGAAGCTGGCCCCGGATTCGGTGCCGGTGTTCGATACCCAGGTGGCGGTGTTGATCGAACAGACCGAGTTCGAGCGGGCCTTGGGCTTGTTGCTGCAAGCCAAGAAGCGCTGGCCGGACAACACCATGGTCCTGTACCGGCTGGCCGTGGCCCAGGACAAGGTCGGCAGCACGGCGCAGGCGATCAAGACCTTGCGGGAATTGCTGGCCAGCCATCCTGGGGCGTTCGCCGAGCGCAAGGACGCGGAGGGGTTGTTGGCGCGGTTGGCGGCGCGGTGATAGGGCGGATCAAGCCGGCTTCCCAAAACTCAACGCATGATGCCAAGTGTATTGCCCCAAGCGCCGCGCTTCCGTAAAGCCCGCTTGTTCCGCCATGCCCAGCAAGCCGTCCAGCGTCTCGGGCAGGTCGTAGCTCCTGACATGGCCGATGGCGAAGTCCAGTTCCCCGGCCTCCAGCGCGGTCCAATCCCGCGCCATGGTCCCGCAATAGGCGTCCAGATACGCGGGCAAATCCTGGCCCTCGTCCCGCGCCACATCGATCAACAGCAAACGCCCGCCCGGTCGTAGCCGCTCGGCGCAATGCCGGAAGAAATCCTGTTTCTTTTCCGCCGTCAGATGGTGCAGGGCGAAGCTGGAAAACACGGCGTCGTAGCGTCCGCCGTCGTCCGCCAGCCAGTCCAGCATATCGCCTTGGCGCAGATCGACCGGACAGGCCAGTTCCCGCAAGTTCTCCGCCGCCAAATCCAGGGCCGGTCCCGCCAGATCGACGCCCCGGTACGCGGCCAAATCCAGGCGCTTCAAGATCGGCGCGAGACGGGAGGCATCGCCGCAACCCAGGTCCAGCAGCGCGAATGGACGGGCCGGGCCGTCGCCCAGGCTCCGTTCCACGGCGGCGTAGATTTCCCGGTGGAACATATAGTTATGGGCGACCAGCTTGTTGTAGACGTTCCAGGAGTTGACGAAAAAGGCTTCGGGCGTGTTCATACGGGGTGTCTTGGGTGGGTTGGGTGGGGGTTGTGGGAGCCGGGGCGTCCGCCGGGACGACCACGAAAGAGCCGTGGATCATCCCCATCCAGCAGCTCCAGGCGATGACGCCGCTACGCTCCGGCGTGAATTCGATCAGATTGTCGCCGGGCCGGACCTCGAATTCCAAGCCCAGCGTGGGCACCATGATCCTGCGGTTGCATTCGGTGATGTGCTGGCCGACCACGGTCCAGCGTACCGGGACGCCTTGTTTCAGCACGAAGCGGTTGGGGTGGTAGCCCTGGGCGTCCACTTCCATGCGGATGGCTTGGTAGCCTTCGGGATGGGTTTCCGCCGCCGGGGCCGGTAAGGAATCGAACCGTTGCTCGGCGCGGAGGGCGAGGCTGCGGAAATCGTAGCCGCTGCCGGTCATCAGCAAGCCCCGGTTCAACATCATCACCCCCAGGGCCACCACCAGGAAGGCCGACGCCTTCAACACGCCATGTGTGACCCGTCCCGACACCGCCCCCGCCAATAGCCCGAAGCCCAGCATCACCGGCAGCGTGCCCAGCCCGAAGGCCAGCAGCAGCTTGGCCCCCTCCAGGAAATCCCCGGTCCCGGCGGCCATGACGTACATGGCTTGCAGCGGGCCGCAGGCGATCATCAGGCCGTTGAGCAGGCCGATGGCGAAGGGGCTGGGGTGTTTTTTGCTTTCGATGCTGAGGAAGCGGGCCAGGAACCGGGGCATCCTGAGACCGATGCGGTGCAGGCTGGGAAACCAATCCAGCATGTTGATCCCGAACAGGATCAAGAACGTCCCCGCCGCCAGGGCGGCATAGCCCCGGATCATGGGGGTGAAGGCGATGAACGAACCCAACAGCCCGAACAGCCCGCCGATCAGGGTATAGGACAAGGTCTTGCCCAGCCCGTAGGCGGCATGTCCCAGCCAGCGGGCGCGTCCGGGTTTCTGGGCGGAGCGGGCGGTATAGCCCACCACGAAGCCGCCGCACATGCCGATGCAATGGAAGCCGGTGAACAAGCCCACCAGGAACAACAGGCCATAGCCCATGCCATGCTCGAATTGCGGCAGGCGGAAACGGTCGGCCAGGTCGATCCCCACGGTCGTTAGCCCGCCGATGCCGGCCAGGGCCAGCGCCACGCTTGCGAGGCGTCCCAGGTTGCGCCAGACCGGGCGCGACCGCTGCCGCGGCGAACAGCCGTAGCCCGCTTGTTCGACGGCGGCGGCGATGAGGGCCGGGCTGGTGCGGGCGGCGTCGAACAGGACTTCGAGCGTGCCCGTGTCGTAGTCGGCCTGGGCCAGCCGCACGCCGGCGACCTTGAGGGCCGCTTGTTCGATGATGCCGGCGCAACCTTGGCAGTGCATCCCTTCGATGGTGAGACGCTGGGTGGGCATGGAGATGTCTCGCTGGGCGGTGGGGGGCGGGAAGGACGGGCTGGTTCTGGCGGCGCGGTCCAGGAGGCCGCCGTCCCGGCGGGGCGATATGGGTGTCGTGGCCCGGATGGGGGTGCGACCGAATCCGGGCCACCGGGTGGCCGACCCGCGCCGCTCAGTCCCGTTCCCGTTTGAATTCCCCCTCAATGACCCGCTGGCCTTGCGGCGGTTCCGTCCCGTCGCCCGGCAGCACCACGAACTTTTGCAGCAGATAGCCCGCCAACTTTTTCCGGCTCGCCGGAATCAAACAGGCCAGTCCCAGGATATCGCTCAGGAATCCCGGTATCACCAAGAGCAAGCCGCCCAGGGCCACCAGCCCGCTTTCCAACATTTCCAGGGCCGGGGTTTCGCCCCGCGCCAGGGCGCGTTGCACGTTCATCCAGGTCGATAAGCCCTGCGAGCGCAACAGCGACATTCCCAGGCCGGCCGCGCCCAGCAGCAGGGCCAGGGTCGCGACGAAGCCCAGCGCCCCGAACAGCTTGATTAGAAGGTAAAGCTCCAGGAGCGGCAGGGCCACCACGGCGGCCAATAACCATTGTCTAATGTCCATCCCATCCTCATACGGTAAAATTCGGGAAAACCCAGGACTTTTTGCCATGTCCACCGCATACTGTCTAGTTTTCTGCACCTGCCCCGACGCCGATAGCGCCGGGACGTTGGCCGACGCCCTGGTCGCCGAGCGGCTCGCGGCCTGCGTCAATATCCTGCCCGGCCTGGTTTCGGTCTACACCTGGGAAGGCAAGACCGAGCGGGCCTCCGAACACCTCCTTGTGATCAAGACCGAAGCCGCGCTCTATCCGGCCTTGGAAACTTTCATCCAATCCCGCCATCCCTACGATGTCCCCGAGATCGTCGCCCTGCCCGTGGCGCGTGGCTCGGCTCCCTATCTGCACTGGATCAGCACATGCCTACATCCTCCCGAAGAACCATGATCTCGAACCCGCCGTCCATCCGCCGCCTGGGAGCCTGGGGCGGCTTTTTTGTGCTGTGCCTGTGGTGCGTGGGCGCGGCCTGGGCGCTGGAAGGCAAAGACCTGTTGCCGGCCGAACAGGCGTTCCGGAGCGCGGCCCGGATCGAGGGCGACGCCGTGTTGTTGGATTGGGAGATCGCCGAGGGCTATCACCTCTACCGCAAGAAATTCAAATTCGCCACCCAGACCCCAGGGGTCCAATTGGGCGAGCCGGTGTTGCCCGAAGGCAAGCTGAAACACGACGAGATTTTCGGCGAGATGGAGGTTTACCGGCACCATGCCCAAATCCGTCTGCCGGTGGCGCGCCAAGAGGGCGGGGCGCAAGCCCTGGCTTTGGAGATGAGCGTGCAGGGCTGCGCCGATGCCGGGGTGTGCTATCCGCCGCTCAAACGGACGCTGCGCTTGGATTGGCCCGCGCCACCGCCGTTGAATGTCGCGGCGGCGTCGAATTCGGTGCTGGGCGGGGCGCTCCATGCCTTGGGGCTGAAAACGGGTTCCGGCCAGGATGAACTATTGCCCGCCGAGCAGGCGTTCCGGTTCTTCGCCGAGGTGAAGGACGATCATACCCTGTGGCTGCATTGGCAGATCGCCGACGGCTATTACCTCTACCGCGAGAAGTTCAAGCTCGCCCTGGCCGGGACGCCGGGCGTCACGCTGGGCGATTACCAGATTCCCCCTGGCGAACCCAAGCACGACGAGGAATTCGGCGATGTCGAGGTGTTCCACAAAACGGTGGCTTTCGCGCTGCCGCTGGTGCGCGGCGCGGCCCAACCGCTCAAACTGGCCTTGAAGGCCGGGTTCCAGGGGTGCGCCGACCGCGGCGTGTGCTATCCGCCGATGAACCAGACGGTCGAGTTGCCATTGCCCGCCGCCGGTACGGTTCAGGCCGGCGCGGAAACCACGCCCGCGCCCGGAGCCGCCCCCGCCGGCGAATGCGAGATGAAATCCGCCGCGGGTTTCGTCGAGGACGCGCCGCAGTCCGAGCAGTGCCAGATTTTCTCTTCGTTGCAAAACGATTCGCTGTGGCTGACGGTGGCGAGCTTCTTGGGGATGGGCTTGCTGCTGGCTTTCACGCCTTGCGTGTTCCCGATGATTCCCATCCTGTCCGGCATCGTGGTCGGCCATGGCCATCATCTGACCACCCGCCGCGCTTTCTTCCTGTCGCTGAGCTACGTGCTGGCTTCGGCCTTGGCCTATGCGGTGTTCGGGGTGTTGGCGGGGCTGTTCGGCGGCAATCTGCAAGCCTTGTTCCAGGAGCCCAGGGTCATCATCGCCTTCAGCGCGGTGTTCGTGGTGCTGGCCTTGTCGATGTTCGGCTTGTTCACCCTGCAAATGCCCGGTTTCATCCAGGACCGTGTGGTCGGTTGGAGCAACCGCCAGCATGGCGGCACGCTGGCGGGCGCGGCGGTGATGGGGGCGCTCTCGGCCTTGATCGTCGGGCCGTGTGTCGCGGCCCCGCTGGCCGGCGCCTTGATCTATATCGGCCAGTCCGGCGATTGGGTGCTGGGTTTTTGCGCCTTGTTCGCGCTGGGGCTGGGGATGGGGTTGCCGCTGCTGGCCATCGGGGCTTCCGCCGGGAAGCTGCTGCCCAAGGCCGGTATCTGGATGAATTCGGTGAAAGCCGTGTTCGGTGTGGGTTTGCTGGGTATCGCCGTGTGGTTGTTGGCGCGTATCCTGCCGTCCGCGGCTTCGATGTTCCTGTGGGCTTTGCTGCTGATTATCCCGGCGATGTATCTGGGGGCGCTGGATACGCTGCCGCAGCCCGCTTCGGGTTGGCGCAGGCTGTGGAAGGGCGTCGGGATCGTGATGCTGGCCTATGGCGTCCTGCTCTTGATCGGCGTGGCCGCCAACACGGGCGATCCCTTGCAACCCTTGCGCGGTTTGCAGGCGGTCGCGGCGGGCGGTACCGGGACGGCGGCCCCGCAATCCCTGGAATTCCGGCGGGTCAAATCGGTGGCCGAACTCGACCGCGAAATCCAGAAGGCCCAGGCCGCCGGGCGTTGGGCGATGCTGGATTATTACGCCGATTGGTGCGTGTCCTGCAAGGAGATGGAGCGCTATACCTTCACCGATGCCAAGGTGCGGGCCGCGTTGGCCGATGTGGTCCTATTGCAAGCCGATGTCACCGACAACACCGAGGACGACACGGCCCTGCTCAAGCGCTTCGGCTTGGTGGGACCGCCGGCCACCTTGTTCTTCGGGCCGGATCAGGAGGAGCGCAAGGCGTTCCGGGTGGTGGGCTATATGGACGCCGAGAACTTCGTGGAGCATGTGCGGAAGGTGGTGCGCTGATGACCGGCAAAGTGTTGTATCCATTGATCGCGGTCGCCGCCTTGCTGGCCGGTATCGCCACCCAACACTGGCTGGCGTCCCCCACGGAACCCATCCTCGAACCGCCGCTGCACGATCTCGCGGGCACGCCGCACGCCTTGGCCGAATGGCGCGGCAAGGTGGTGGTCCTCAACTTCTGGGCCACTTGGTGCCCGCCATGCCGGGAGGAAATGCCGGAGTTCTCGCGCTTGCAGCAGGAACTCGGCCCGCAAGGCTTGCAATTCGTCGGGGCCGCCATCGACGACCCGGAAGAGGTCCGTAATTTCCTCAAGGACAACCCCGTCGATTATCCCATCCTGCTCGGCGACGAGCGCGTGCCGCATTGGGCCGACCAACTCGGCAACCACCTGTCGGTGTTGCCGTTCTCGGTGGTGTTCGACCGCGCGGGGACGCCGGTCGCCATCCATACCGGCGGCTTCGAGCGCCAGCAAGTCATCGATCTCGTCCGGCCCTGGCTGGAAACCCGGCCCTGAGTTCCGCGCCGAAATCCTGGGTTATTTGCACCAACTGCCGCGATCATCGCGGAAAATCCGGCTTCATGGACAAGATTTGCCGGTTTCGGCAAAATACCCGCGCTTTTTCCCTTACAATGCCTTTAACCGGAGGTTTTCCCGTGGCGAGCATCTTGGTCCTGAACGGCCCGAACCTGAACATGCTGGGGGTCCGCGAACCCGAGGTCTATGGTCGGCAAACCTTGCAGGACATCGTGGATCGGCTCGCCAGGATGGCGGAAACCCGCGGCCACCAACTGGACGCCTTCCAGAGCAACGCCGAGCATGAATTGATCGAACGCATCCACCGCGCCTACCATGAAAAGGTGGATTTCATCCTCGTCAATCCCGCCGCCTATACCCATACCAGCATCGCCCTGCGCGATGCCTTCCAGGCCACCCGCATCCCGTTCATCGAGGTCCACCTCTCCAACATCCATGCGCGTGAGCCGTTCCGCCATCATTCCTATCTGTCCGATATCGCCCAGGGCGTGATTTGTGGGCTGGGCGCTTCCGGTTATGGCTTGGCCCTCGAGGCCGCCTTTCAAACCCTAGAGCAAGGTCGATAACACCATGGATATTAGAAAAATAAAAAAGCTGATCGAAATGATCGGCGAGTCCGATATTGCGGAAATCGAAATCCGCGAGGGAGAGGAATCGGTCCGTATCAGTCGGCAAGGCTCCCAAGCGGTCGCCGGGCCGCAATACATCCCGATGATGCAGCCGGGGATGCAGCCCATCGCCTATCAGCCATCGCCAGCGCCGGCCGCCACCCCGGAAGCCCCGGCGGCGGGCGAGGGCGACCGCATCACCGGGCACGTCGTCCGCTCGCCCATGGTCGGCACCTTCTATCGTTCGTCGGCTCCAGGGGCCAAGGCTTTCGTCGAGGTCGGCCAGCGGGTCGAGGCCGGGGAAACCCTGTGCATCATCGAGGCGATGAAAATCCTCAACCAGATCGAGGCCGACAAGTCCGGCACCGTGGCCAAGGTCATGGTGGAGAACGCCCAGCCCGTGGAATATAACCAGCCGCTGTTCGTCATCGAATAAGCCGCCCCCACCCCAAGGTTATCTCCATGCTCGGTAAAATCCTCATCGCCAACCGGGGCGAGATCGCCCTACGCATCCTCAGGGCTTGCCGCGAACTCGGCATCAAGGCCGTGGCCGTGCATTCCGAGGCCGACCGCGACCTCAAGCATGTGCGCCTGGCCGACGAATCGGTGTGCATCGGCCCCGCGTCCTCGAAGGAAAGCTATCTCAACGTGCCCGCCATCATCAGCGCCGCCGAGGTGACGGATTCGGTCGCCATCCATCCCGGCTACGGCTTCCTGTCGGAAAACGCCGATTTCGCCGAGAAGGTGATCCAGAGCGGCTTCATCTTCATCGGTCCCCGGCCCGACACCATCCGTATGATGGGCGACAAGGTCGCCGCCATCGCCGCCATGAAGAAGGCCGGCATCCCCTGCATCCCCGGTTCCGACGGTCCCCTGGGCGACGACCACGAGACCAATATCAAGATCGCCCGCCGCATCGGCCTCCCGGTCATCATCAAGGCGGCGGGCGGTGGCGGTGGCCGCGGGATGCGGGTGGTGCATAGCGAGGCCAACCTCCACAGCGCCATCAACCTGACCCGTGGCGAAGCCGCCGCCGCCTTCGGCAACGATATGGTCTACATGGAGAAGTTCCTGGAGAACCCGCGCCATATCGAATTCCAGGTCATCGCCGACAGCCATGGCAACGTGGTGCATCTGGGCGAGCGCGATTGCTCCACCCAGCGCCGCCATCAAAAGGTGATCGAGGAAGCGCCCGCGCCCGGCATCGACGAGTCCAAGCGCCAAGCGATGGGAATGCGCTGCGTCAAGGCCTGCCAGGAAATCGGTTATCTCGGCGCGGGGACTTTCGAGTTCCTCTATCAGGATGGCGAGTTCTATTTCATCGAGATGAACACCCGCGTCCAGGTCGAGCATCCCGTCACCGAGATGGTCACGGGCTTCGATATCGTGAAGGAGCAATTGCGGATCGCGGCGGGCGAAAAGCTTTCCATCCGCCAGGAGGATGTGGTCCTGCGCGGCCATGCCATCGAATGCCGCCTCAACGCCGAGGACCCCAAGAGCTTCATGCCCAGCCCCGGCTTGATCGAGCAATTCCACATGCCCGGCGGCCCCGGCATCCGGGTCGAAACCCATATCTACAATGGCTACAAGGTGCCGCCATATTACGATTCGATGATCGGCAAGCTCATCGCCCACGGCGAGGACCGCGCCAGCGCCATCGCGAGGATGCGGACCGCGCTGGCCGAGATGGTCATCGGCGGCATCCGCTGCAATATCCCCTTGCTGCTGGATATCATCAACGACGCGGCGTTCGAGGCGGGTGGGCAGAACATCCATTACCTGGAGCAGAAACTGGGGCTGAAGCACTGATGTGGCAGCAATTCGCCGTCGTCGTCGACGAAGCCGGGGCCGAGCCGCTGTCGGACCTGTTCATGGACCTCGGGGCGGTGTCGGTCGGTTTCGAGGACGCGGGCGACCAGCCCTTGTTCGAGCCGAAGCCGGGCGAGACGCCGCTGTGGAATCGTACCCAGGTGGTGGCCTTGTTCGAGGAGGGCGCGGACGAAGCGGCGGTCCGCGCCGCCGTGGAAGCCCGCTTCGGCGGCGCGTTGCGCGAGTGGAAAGCCTCCGTCCTGGAAGACCAGGTGTGGGAGCGGGCGTGGTTGGAGCATTTCAAGCCCATGTCCTTTGGTAAGCGGCTGTGGATTTGTCCCACCAGCTACGAGCCGCCCGCGCCCGAGGCGGTCAATGTCTGGCTCGACCCCGGCCTCGCCTTCGGCACCGGCACCCATCCCACCACCGCGCTGTGCCTGGAATGGCTGGACGGCCAGGAGGTGGCCGGAAAGACCGTGCTGGATTACGGTTGCGGCTCCGGGATACTCGCCATCGCCGCCTTGAAACTGG
Encoded here:
- a CDS encoding protein-disulfide reductase DsbD, which produces MISNPPSIRRLGAWGGFFVLCLWCVGAAWALEGKDLLPAEQAFRSAARIEGDAVLLDWEIAEGYHLYRKKFKFATQTPGVQLGEPVLPEGKLKHDEIFGEMEVYRHHAQIRLPVARQEGGAQALALEMSVQGCADAGVCYPPLKRTLRLDWPAPPPLNVAAASNSVLGGALHALGLKTGSGQDELLPAEQAFRFFAEVKDDHTLWLHWQIADGYYLYREKFKLALAGTPGVTLGDYQIPPGEPKHDEEFGDVEVFHKTVAFALPLVRGAAQPLKLALKAGFQGCADRGVCYPPMNQTVELPLPAAGTVQAGAETTPAPGAAPAGECEMKSAAGFVEDAPQSEQCQIFSSLQNDSLWLTVASFLGMGLLLAFTPCVFPMIPILSGIVVGHGHHLTTRRAFFLSLSYVLASALAYAVFGVLAGLFGGNLQALFQEPRVIIAFSAVFVVLALSMFGLFTLQMPGFIQDRVVGWSNRQHGGTLAGAAVMGALSALIVGPCVAAPLAGALIYIGQSGDWVLGFCALFALGLGMGLPLLAIGASAGKLLPKAGIWMNSVKAVFGVGLLGIAVWLLARILPSAASMFLWALLLIIPAMYLGALDTLPQPASGWRRLWKGVGIVMLAYGVLLLIGVAANTGDPLQPLRGLQAVAAGGTGTAAPQSLEFRRVKSVAELDREIQKAQAAGRWAMLDYYADWCVSCKEMERYTFTDAKVRAALADVVLLQADVTDNTEDDTALLKRFGLVGPPATLFFGPDQEERKAFRVVGYMDAENFVEHVRKVVR
- the accC gene encoding acetyl-CoA carboxylase biotin carboxylase subunit encodes the protein MLGKILIANRGEIALRILRACRELGIKAVAVHSEADRDLKHVRLADESVCIGPASSKESYLNVPAIISAAEVTDSVAIHPGYGFLSENADFAEKVIQSGFIFIGPRPDTIRMMGDKVAAIAAMKKAGIPCIPGSDGPLGDDHETNIKIARRIGLPVIIKAAGGGGGRGMRVVHSEANLHSAINLTRGEAAAAFGNDMVYMEKFLENPRHIEFQVIADSHGNVVHLGERDCSTQRRHQKVIEEAPAPGIDESKRQAMGMRCVKACQEIGYLGAGTFEFLYQDGEFYFIEMNTRVQVEHPVTEMVTGFDIVKEQLRIAAGEKLSIRQEDVVLRGHAIECRLNAEDPKSFMPSPGLIEQFHMPGGPGIRVETHIYNGYKVPPYYDSMIGKLIAHGEDRASAIARMRTALAEMVIGGIRCNIPLLLDIINDAAFEAGGQNIHYLEQKLGLKH
- the accB gene encoding acetyl-CoA carboxylase biotin carboxyl carrier protein, which translates into the protein MDIRKIKKLIEMIGESDIAEIEIREGEESVRISRQGSQAVAGPQYIPMMQPGMQPIAYQPSPAPAATPEAPAAGEGDRITGHVVRSPMVGTFYRSSAPGAKAFVEVGQRVEAGETLCIIEAMKILNQIEADKSGTVAKVMVENAQPVEYNQPLFVIE
- a CDS encoding sulfite exporter TauE/SafE family protein yields the protein MPTQRLTIEGMHCQGCAGIIEQAALKVAGVRLAQADYDTGTLEVLFDAARTSPALIAAAVEQAGYGCSPRQRSRPVWRNLGRLASVALALAGIGGLTTVGIDLADRFRLPQFEHGMGYGLLFLVGLFTGFHCIGMCGGFVVGYTARSAQKPGRARWLGHAAYGLGKTLSYTLIGGLFGLLGSFIAFTPMIRGYAALAAGTFLILFGINMLDWFPSLHRIGLRMPRFLARFLSIESKKHPSPFAIGLLNGLMIACGPLQAMYVMAAGTGDFLEGAKLLLAFGLGTLPVMLGFGLLAGAVSGRVTHGVLKASAFLVVALGVMMLNRGLLMTGSGYDFRSLALRAEQRFDSLPAPAAETHPEGYQAIRMEVDAQGYHPNRFVLKQGVPVRWTVVGQHITECNRRIMVPTLGLEFEVRPGDNLIEFTPERSGVIAWSCWMGMIHGSFVVVPADAPAPTTPTQPTQDTPYEHARSLFRQLLERLQQAGRP
- a CDS encoding class I SAM-dependent methyltransferase produces the protein MNTPEAFFVNSWNVYNKLVAHNYMFHREIYAAVERSLGDGPARPFALLDLGCGDASRLAPILKRLDLAAYRGVDLAGPALDLAAENLRELACPVDLRQGDMLDWLADDGGRYDAVFSSFALHHLTAEKKQDFFRHCAERLRPGGRLLLIDVARDEGQDLPAYLDAYCGTMARDWTALEAGELDFAIGHVRSYDLPETLDGLLGMAEQAGFTEARRLGQYTWHHALSFGKPA
- the prmA gene encoding 50S ribosomal protein L11 methyltransferase, whose translation is MWQQFAVVVDEAGAEPLSDLFMDLGAVSVGFEDAGDQPLFEPKPGETPLWNRTQVVALFEEGADEAAVRAAVEARFGGALREWKASVLEDQVWERAWLEHFKPMSFGKRLWICPTSYEPPAPEAVNVWLDPGLAFGTGTHPTTALCLEWLDGQEVAGKTVLDYGCGSGILAIAALKLGAVLAHGVDIDPQALTASADNARKNSVEAGLELYLPKALPALEADIVLANILAGPLVELADAILAPLRPGGGLALSGILATQADTVRAAYADRVEFAPTLVREDWALLSGVKRAG
- the prsT gene encoding XrtA/PEP-CTERM system TPR-repeat protein PrsT, whose product is MPKPSAAPFRKLAASLLLPLALTACERAKKTTDAQDVAQAQTALDQGDLRGGAINAHNAAQKNPNNADAHRLLSLINLELGNGEAAEIELKRATDLGIAREVALPILAKALLLQGKYQDVLDRIDLPAQMNPQDGARLMALRGDAWLGVGKPDKARADYEAALMLDATAPTGKLGLARLALGGGDAPQALALVREAMQREPRNAELWSFQGQLYEAQGDPAQAEASYTQAIDLRQRDVFDRSRRVWVRLSQGKTQAAQEDVTALERQFANHFLTHFTRGLLLFKQRQLPEALTEFEATSKLNEGYAEALYFQGVTQLLMDHLPNAQELLARFNALVPNTVRGSIMMGLIKVKLNDLPEAAKWLLPVLEQYPDNIQALQLMGNIELSRGNSAKALEYLNRAVVAGDRTGQPRATGKADPGLGEMETALATDPALVRTEVQIVLIHLQDKAYAKAIEAVEAMKKRMPGSALPFNLLAEVYVRQGDDAKAEAVLKAGLRQVPDDVGTLQSLARLAIKNRHDDQARQYCQTALGLQPKDLPSRLCLVELNERAGDQAGVAEELQTAIQDHPEALLPQLTLSRLYARMGQPRRGLALLDTARARFGEQPEFVARLVEAQIETGQPGQALETAGQLVKLEPRSARAEYLLALAEGANGHAAEMRAALQRSLHHNPKFRPTREALIRALAGENHLAEAERDLKQLASEYPGDGGVLALKGWLALRQKQWSAATAAYRQALDKDPNNPDIAVELARGQWFGNDREGGLKTLSDWSARHPQDVAVHHVLAGFYGEMGRRAEQLAAYEKALAIDPDDTLALNELAWELKAENPARALQYADRAVKLAPDSVPVFDTQVAVLIEQTEFERALGLLLQAKKRWPDNTMVLYRLAVAQDKVGSTAQAIKTLRELLASHPGAFAERKDAEGLLARLAAR
- a CDS encoding TlpA family protein disulfide reductase — translated: MTGKVLYPLIAVAALLAGIATQHWLASPTEPILEPPLHDLAGTPHALAEWRGKVVVLNFWATWCPPCREEMPEFSRLQQELGPQGLQFVGAAIDDPEEVRNFLKDNPVDYPILLGDERVPHWADQLGNHLSVLPFSVVFDRAGTPVAIHTGGFERQQVIDLVRPWLETRP
- the cutA gene encoding divalent-cation tolerance protein CutA, coding for MSTAYCLVFCTCPDADSAGTLADALVAERLAACVNILPGLVSVYTWEGKTERASEHLLVIKTEAALYPALETFIQSRHPYDVPEIVALPVARGSAPYLHWISTCLHPPEEP
- the aroQ gene encoding type II 3-dehydroquinate dehydratase, with the protein product MASILVLNGPNLNMLGVREPEVYGRQTLQDIVDRLARMAETRGHQLDAFQSNAEHELIERIHRAYHEKVDFILVNPAAYTHTSIALRDAFQATRIPFIEVHLSNIHAREPFRHHSYLSDIAQGVICGLGASGYGLALEAAFQTLEQGR
- a CDS encoding FxsA family protein; its protein translation is MDIRQWLLAAVVALPLLELYLLIKLFGALGFVATLALLLGAAGLGMSLLRSQGLSTWMNVQRALARGETPALEMLESGLVALGGLLLVIPGFLSDILGLACLIPASRKKLAGYLLQKFVVLPGDGTEPPQGQRVIEGEFKRERD